A portion of the Bdellovibrio bacteriovorus genome contains these proteins:
- a CDS encoding HIT family protein: protein MSCVFCKVINGELPSSKVYEDDVCLAFLDIHPITEGHVLVIPKSHKERFTQLDAQTAGHLFQIGHKILKAIEKSDLRCEGANLFLSDGVVAGQDVMHSHLHIAPRFKGDGQRTGFSHSDPDEYPRKRLDEIANKVKKFIKE, encoded by the coding sequence ATGAGCTGCGTTTTTTGCAAAGTTATCAATGGTGAACTACCTAGTAGCAAAGTTTACGAGGATGACGTTTGCCTAGCGTTTCTTGATATTCATCCAATCACAGAAGGCCATGTTTTAGTTATTCCTAAAAGCCATAAAGAACGATTCACTCAATTGGATGCCCAAACTGCGGGTCATCTTTTTCAGATCGGCCACAAAATACTTAAAGCTATTGAAAAATCGGACCTTCGCTGCGAAGGTGCAAATCTATTTCTTTCCGACGGCGTGGTTGCTGGACAAGACGTTATGCACTCCCACCTCCATATAGCGCCCAGATTTAAAGGCGACGGCCAAAGAACGGGTTTTTCGCACTCAGATCCAGATGAGTACCCAAGAAAACGGCTAGATGAGATAGCCAACAAAGTTAAAAAATTCATTAAGGAATAA
- a CDS encoding SDR family oxidoreductase, giving the protein MKTVLITGCSSGFGHETAKFFLEKGWKVIATMRSPKEGILPKHENLRVIALDVTNEDSIRQAIAEAGPIDALVNNAGIGLLNALEGVSVAAIREVFETNTIGTIAMTQAVLPQFRAKKSGVVVNVTSTVTLVPLPLLAVYTASKSAVNAFTESVALELEPFGVRMRIVLPGLAPTTKFSENAFAKMAPVPDAYKPTFDNVLAGFQNPGPVTHARDVAEAIFVAVTEPTSPMKIPAGADAVMWAEKVGMK; this is encoded by the coding sequence ATGAAAACCGTTTTAATCACTGGATGCTCATCTGGCTTTGGACACGAAACCGCAAAATTCTTTCTTGAAAAGGGCTGGAAAGTCATCGCGACCATGCGAAGTCCTAAAGAAGGCATTTTACCAAAACACGAAAACCTTCGCGTCATAGCCCTTGATGTAACAAATGAAGACAGCATCCGCCAGGCGATCGCTGAAGCCGGGCCGATTGATGCGTTAGTAAATAACGCCGGCATCGGACTTTTAAATGCCTTAGAGGGCGTGAGTGTCGCGGCCATTCGCGAAGTTTTCGAGACCAACACCATCGGCACTATCGCCATGACCCAAGCCGTATTGCCGCAGTTCCGCGCAAAAAAATCCGGCGTGGTTGTCAACGTCACTTCGACGGTGACCCTTGTTCCGCTTCCTTTGCTAGCAGTCTATACCGCAAGTAAATCAGCGGTGAATGCATTCACTGAATCGGTGGCGTTAGAGCTTGAGCCGTTCGGGGTGCGTATGCGCATTGTTCTTCCGGGGCTTGCACCCACGACGAAGTTCAGTGAAAACGCATTCGCAAAAATGGCGCCTGTCCCAGATGCTTACAAACCGACGTTCGATAATGTGCTTGCTGGTTTTCAAAATCCAGGCCCAGTGACACACGCACGGGACGTGGCAGAGGCGATTTTTGTGGCGGTCACTGAACCCACAAGCCCGATGAAAATCCCCGCGGGAGCTGACGCGGTGATGTGGGCTGAAAAAGTGGGGATGAAGTAG
- a CDS encoding TetR/AcrR family transcriptional regulator, producing the protein MSKINKLATKKNETTGPTKAVVGRKRDDSLDAVIMDAALSALAEVGYDRMTMDLVAEKAKTGKATMYRRWSSKTELVRDALVSMNSQSVNLTSLPDTGSLREDLLTVVKPKSAQQSERKLKVLSGLGSFFAEYRKISEDISAQIFGGWEKANAQLFKRAQERGEISKTANINEACRVISAMTAYMTTLQLRHFNKEAYEELLDGIVLPALGAKVKSKK; encoded by the coding sequence ATGAGCAAAATCAATAAGTTAGCTACCAAAAAAAATGAGACGACAGGTCCGACCAAGGCCGTTGTAGGCCGAAAAAGAGATGATTCTTTGGACGCCGTCATAATGGATGCCGCCCTCTCTGCCCTGGCGGAGGTCGGCTATGACCGCATGACCATGGACCTTGTGGCGGAAAAAGCAAAAACCGGCAAGGCCACGATGTACCGCAGATGGTCTTCAAAAACCGAACTTGTGCGCGATGCCTTAGTCTCAATGAATTCTCAATCCGTGAATTTGACATCTTTGCCTGATACCGGATCATTGCGGGAAGACCTACTGACTGTGGTTAAGCCGAAATCAGCGCAACAAAGCGAGCGTAAGTTGAAAGTCTTGTCGGGACTTGGATCTTTCTTCGCCGAATATCGAAAAATATCTGAAGATATTTCTGCGCAAATTTTTGGAGGTTGGGAAAAAGCGAATGCCCAGCTTTTCAAAAGAGCTCAAGAGCGCGGAGAGATTTCGAAAACCGCAAATATCAATGAAGCCTGCCGCGTGATTTCGGCCATGACCGCTTACATGACAACACTGCAGCTAAGGCACTTCAACAAAGAAGCTTACGAAGAACTTTTGGACGGAATCGTGTTGCCGGCTCTGGGAGCTAAGGTTAAGTCAAAAAAATAG
- a CDS encoding VIT1/CCC1 transporter family protein, producing the protein MKSNQMPPESHRSERIGWLRAAVLGANDGIVSTASLIVGVAAANSSTKSILLTGVAGLVAGAMSMAAGEYVSVSSQADTENADLEREKSELESNVDFERDELAQIYVGRGLEPRLASQVAEQLMAHDALGAHARDELGINEVLSARPVLAALSSASAFSVGAVLPLIMVIISPPENLIFTVSLASLVFLVTLGAVAAHAGGANIWRGAWRVGFWGALAMALTAIVGSLFGIAV; encoded by the coding sequence ATGAAATCAAATCAGATGCCGCCAGAATCCCACCGCTCAGAACGCATTGGATGGCTTCGTGCGGCTGTGCTTGGGGCTAACGACGGAATTGTGTCAACCGCTAGTCTTATTGTGGGAGTTGCTGCTGCTAACTCTTCAACTAAGAGCATTCTTCTTACAGGTGTAGCCGGTCTTGTCGCAGGAGCAATGTCTATGGCGGCAGGAGAATATGTATCAGTTAGTTCTCAGGCAGATACCGAAAATGCGGACTTAGAACGAGAAAAATCAGAGCTCGAATCAAACGTTGATTTTGAGCGTGACGAACTTGCGCAAATTTATGTTGGGCGGGGCCTTGAGCCCAGACTTGCTTCTCAAGTTGCTGAGCAGTTAATGGCGCATGATGCGCTCGGAGCACATGCAAGGGACGAGCTGGGAATAAATGAAGTCTTAAGCGCTCGCCCCGTCCTGGCAGCGTTGTCTTCCGCAAGTGCCTTTTCAGTGGGCGCTGTTCTTCCGTTAATAATGGTTATTATTTCTCCCCCAGAAAATCTTATTTTTACCGTTTCGTTAGCTTCTTTAGTTTTCTTGGTCACGCTGGGTGCTGTGGCTGCTCATGCTGGTGGTGCTAATATCTGGAGAGGAGCCTGGAGAGTGGGTTTCTGGGGGGCTCTCGCTATGGCTCTTACCGCGATCGTCGGCAGTTTGTTTGGTATAGCTGTTTGA